TCCCTAGTTTTCCTTTTGCTTCTTCTCTCTGTTCATCCAGCAAATCCATGTCTTTTATGTTATCTATTACGTGCAGGAGCAGGACTTCTTTTACTATCCCCCCAAATTCCTGAAGCTGCTCTATCGCTTTCATTGACTCTTTCGAAAAATCAAGAGGCACAAGAACCCTTGAGAAAGTTGCCCTGCATGCATTTTTATAAAATTCTTTCCCTTCTTTCAGGGCATCGTACTTCTCAACAAGCAGAATCTTCTTTGAACTGCGTGCAATGTGTTCCGTAGTCCTCCCAAGAAATCTTCCTTTTATGAATCCCTTAGCTGTGGCTCCCATTATTATGGCATCAACATTTTTCCGGTCCGCGGTTTCTGAAATTGTCCTCTTAATATCTCCTACCACTACCAGAGCTTCGGTTTCAAGCCCCAGTTCCTCTGCAAAGCCCGTGTAGTCCTCAATTCTTTTCTTTGCATTTCTCTCAAACATGGGGGCAAGCCCCTGGCTTTTATGTATGTCCACAACGTGCAGAAGAATAACCTTCTTCAATCCCGCATTTTTAAATTCCCCTATGCAGCCAAGCAAGTCTTCCTTTTCAATGGTAAAGTCTACAGGAACAAGTACAGTTTCAATCAATCCGATTCCCCCTGTTTCAGGCTATAATAACATTTTAATCGAGCCTTCCCGTTAAAGCCCCTTTTAATAGTATTCTTCTGTCAATATAAATAAGGTGTGCAAACTTTCGATTTTGGGGTAAAAGAAGATAAAAACAATGCAATGATAAAATGGTTAAAGAAAACAGCTGGAATAAAGACAATAAGGATAAAAGTCCGGAA
This window of the Methanosarcina mazei S-6 genome carries:
- a CDS encoding universal stress protein; this encodes MIETVLVPVDFTIEKEDLLGCIGEFKNAGLKKVILLHVVDIHKSQGLAPMFERNAKKRIEDYTGFAEELGLETEALVVVGDIKRTISETADRKNVDAIIMGATAKGFIKGRFLGRTTEHIARSSKKILLVEKYDALKEGKEFYKNACRATFSRVLVPLDFSKESMKAIEQLQEFGGIVKEVLLLHVIDNIKDMDLLDEQREEAKGKLGRIKEQLTGIKSQYLVVEGIPSDEIVKFANIEEATMIMLTSRGKGDLIDLILGSTAESVLRKTIKPVLIIPASKEFDGEEWDEGEEYA